In Rattus norvegicus strain BN/NHsdMcwi chromosome 1, GRCr8, whole genome shotgun sequence, a genomic segment contains:
- the Mfsd13a gene encoding transmembrane protein 180 isoform X5 yields MGVSLFSSFSPCLPMKSRDEDGRSGNGAEAPPAAMGLDWPPAWLLGLPTAVVYGSLAFFTTILHNVFLLYYVDTFVSVYKINKVSFWVGETVFLLWNSFNDPLFGWLSDRRFLSSQPRSGAGLSSRDVVLTRVRALGWHGPLLALSFLAFWVPWAPAGLQFLLCLCLYDGFLTLVDLHHHALLADLALSAHDRTHLNFYCSLFSAAGAMSVFASYAFWNKEDFSSFRAFCVVLAAGSGLGFLGATQLLKRRIEATRKDRGCPGLVMDGGVCEEEPLVGGEEAGSITLGQYLRQLAHHQNFLWFVGMDLVQVFHCHFNSNFFPLFLEHLLSDHISLSTGSFLLATVSSPRVPVSC; encoded by the exons AGACGAGGATGGTCGGAGTGGCAATGGGGCTGAGGCACCACCTGCAGCCATGGGGCTAGACTGGCCCCCAGCCTGGCTGTTGGGCCTGCCCACAGCCGTGGTGTATGGCTCCTTGGCTTTCTTCACCACCATTCTGCATAATGTGTTTCTGCTGTACTACGTGGACACCTTTGTCTCGGTGTATAAGATCAACAAAGTGTCCTTCTGGGTTGGAGAG ACTGTATTTCTCCTCTGGAATAGCTTCAATGACCCCCTCTTCGGTTGGCTCAGTGACCGCCGGTTCCTCAGCTCCCAGCCCCG GTCAGGAGCAGGGCTCTCCTCCAGAGATGTGGTGCTGACCCGGGTGCGGGCTCTGGGTTGGCACGGGCCACTGCTGGCACTGTCCTTCCTGGCATTCTGGGTGCCCTGGGCCCCTGCTGGCTTACAGTTCTTACTGTGCCTGTGCCTTTATGATGGCTTCCTGACACTCGTGGACCTCCACCATCATGCCTTGCTGGCCGACCTGGCGCTCTCGGCCCATGACCGCACCCACCTCAACTTTTACTGCTCCCTCTTCAGTGCAGCTGGCGccatgtctgtctttgcctcctacGCCTTTTGGAACAAGGAGGACTTCTCCTCCTTCCGTGCCTTCTGTGTGGTACTAGCTGCTGGCTCTGGGCTGGGCTTTTTGGGGGCCACACAATTGTTGAAGCGGCGGATTGAGGCGACCAGAAAGGACAGGGGTTGCCCGGGCCTGGTCATGGATGGTGG CGTGTGTGAAGAGGAGCCGCTGGTGGGTGGTGAGGAAGCAGGCAGCATTACCTTGGGTCAGTATCTCCGGCAACTGGCACACCACCAAAACTTCCTGTGGTTCGTGGGCATGGACCTGGTACAG GTGTTTCACTGCCACTTCAACAGTaacttcttccccctcttcctggagcACTTGCTGTCGGACCACATCTCTCTCTCCACTGGCTCCTTCCTGTTGG CAACCGTGTCTTCACCGAGGGTACCTGTAAGCTGCTGA
- the Mfsd13a gene encoding transmembrane protein 180 isoform X7, translating into MGLDWPPAWLLGLPTAVVYGSLAFFTTILHNVFLLYYVDTFVSVYKINKVSFWVGETVFLLWNSFNDPLFGWLSDRRFLSSQPRSGAGLSSRDVVLTRVRALGWHGPLLALSFLAFWVPWAPAGLQFLLCLCLYDGFLTLVDLHHHALLADLALSAHDRTHLNFYCSLFSAAGAMSVFASYAFWNKEDFSSFRAFCVVLAAGSGLGFLGATQLLKRRIEATRKDRGCPGLVMDGGVCEEEPLVGGEEAGSITLGQYLRQLAHHQNFLWFVGMDLVQVFHCHFNSNFFPLFLEHLLSDHISLSTGSFLLATVSSPRVPVSC; encoded by the exons ATGGGGCTAGACTGGCCCCCAGCCTGGCTGTTGGGCCTGCCCACAGCCGTGGTGTATGGCTCCTTGGCTTTCTTCACCACCATTCTGCATAATGTGTTTCTGCTGTACTACGTGGACACCTTTGTCTCGGTGTATAAGATCAACAAAGTGTCCTTCTGGGTTGGAGAG ACTGTATTTCTCCTCTGGAATAGCTTCAATGACCCCCTCTTCGGTTGGCTCAGTGACCGCCGGTTCCTCAGCTCCCAGCCCCG GTCAGGAGCAGGGCTCTCCTCCAGAGATGTGGTGCTGACCCGGGTGCGGGCTCTGGGTTGGCACGGGCCACTGCTGGCACTGTCCTTCCTGGCATTCTGGGTGCCCTGGGCCCCTGCTGGCTTACAGTTCTTACTGTGCCTGTGCCTTTATGATGGCTTCCTGACACTCGTGGACCTCCACCATCATGCCTTGCTGGCCGACCTGGCGCTCTCGGCCCATGACCGCACCCACCTCAACTTTTACTGCTCCCTCTTCAGTGCAGCTGGCGccatgtctgtctttgcctcctacGCCTTTTGGAACAAGGAGGACTTCTCCTCCTTCCGTGCCTTCTGTGTGGTACTAGCTGCTGGCTCTGGGCTGGGCTTTTTGGGGGCCACACAATTGTTGAAGCGGCGGATTGAGGCGACCAGAAAGGACAGGGGTTGCCCGGGCCTGGTCATGGATGGTGG CGTGTGTGAAGAGGAGCCGCTGGTGGGTGGTGAGGAAGCAGGCAGCATTACCTTGGGTCAGTATCTCCGGCAACTGGCACACCACCAAAACTTCCTGTGGTTCGTGGGCATGGACCTGGTACAG GTGTTTCACTGCCACTTCAACAGTaacttcttccccctcttcctggagcACTTGCTGTCGGACCACATCTCTCTCTCCACTGGCTCCTTCCTGTTGG CAACCGTGTCTTCACCGAGGGTACCTGTAAGCTGCTGA